In the Hordeum vulgare subsp. vulgare chromosome 7H, MorexV3_pseudomolecules_assembly, whole genome shotgun sequence genome, one interval contains:
- the LOC123408695 gene encoding small polypeptide DEVIL 4-like, giving the protein MKLMGRRQGGGGGLSRSLKEHRARLYIIQRCVVMLLRWHD; this is encoded by the coding sequence ATGAAGCTTATGGGAAGGAgacaggggggaggaggagggttgaGCCGGAGCCTCAAGGAGCACAGGGCCAGGCTCTACATCATCCAGCGCTGCGTCGTCATGCTCCTGCGCTGGCACGACTGA